A window of the Coriobacteriia bacterium genome harbors these coding sequences:
- a CDS encoding GNAT family N-acetyltransferase, translating to MGPIIIQTERLNLRTWTSRDRAAFALIAHEPEVVRWLNRGEPLPADQIDGFIARQVGSQRERGWCRWAVELRETVPEDPTGIVGFCGFGCNLAPEVELGWTLLPQLWGRGLATEAGRAALKYGFETIGFAQVFSAILPENAASRAVADKCGLVLDGVFLEEGEPTLRYVAHNPHPDAQRDGKFILSCEARGPSVLRPGSGDATRS from the coding sequence GTGGGACCGATCATCATCCAGACTGAGCGCCTCAACCTGCGCACGTGGACGAGCAGGGATCGCGCGGCGTTCGCACTGATCGCCCACGAGCCCGAGGTGGTTCGTTGGCTCAACCGAGGCGAGCCGCTCCCCGCCGACCAAATCGACGGCTTCATCGCTCGTCAGGTCGGCAGCCAGCGCGAACGCGGATGGTGCCGATGGGCCGTCGAGCTTCGCGAAACCGTCCCCGAGGACCCCACAGGCATCGTCGGATTCTGCGGATTCGGCTGCAACCTCGCCCCGGAGGTCGAGCTGGGCTGGACCCTCCTGCCGCAGCTCTGGGGACGCGGGCTTGCGACAGAAGCGGGGCGCGCTGCGCTCAAGTACGGCTTCGAGACGATCGGATTCGCGCAGGTGTTCTCGGCGATACTGCCCGAGAACGCCGCCTCGAGAGCGGTCGCCGACAAGTGCGGCCTCGTGCTCGACGGGGTGTTCCTGGAGGAGGGCGAGCCGACGCTTCGTTATGTCGCGCACAACCCGCACCCCGACGCGCAGCGGGACGGCAAGTTCATCTTGAGCTGCGAGGCGCGTGGACCGTCTGTGCTTCGGCCCGGTTCGGGTGACGCTACGCGATCGTAA